From a single bacterium genomic region:
- the cdd gene encoding cytidine deaminase — MDEQALVAAALAARAGAHAPYSGFRVGAAIACADGSVVAAANLENASLGLSVCAERNAVAAAVFAGRRDWLAIAIATEAAGFTPPCGACLQVLREFAAELPVILVNASGERERCRLVDFLPRPFLDYPRREPLR; from the coding sequence ATGGATGAGCAGGCGTTAGTGGCGGCCGCACTGGCGGCGCGCGCCGGGGCGCACGCACCCTATTCGGGGTTTCGGGTCGGTGCGGCGATCGCCTGCGCGGATGGCAGCGTCGTCGCCGCCGCCAATCTCGAGAACGCCTCGCTCGGGCTCTCCGTCTGTGCCGAGCGCAATGCGGTCGCGGCGGCGGTGTTCGCGGGGCGGCGGGATTGGCTCGCGATCGCCATCGCCACGGAAGCGGCTGGCTTCACGCCGCCCTGCGGCGCCTGCCTGCAGGTCCTGCGCGAGTTCGCGGCGGAGTTGCCGGTGATCCTGGTCAACGCGAGCGGCGAACGGGAGCGGTGTCGCCTGGTGGACTTCCTGCCCCGACCGTTCCTGGACTATCCCCGTCGGGAGCCGCTGCGGTGA
- a CDS encoding phosphopentomutase: MFVIILDGLGVGDLPDSRAFGDEGRNTLANLAAAVGGLALPTLAGLGLGRVQAWHGLDLDRPVQGGFARLAAKSPGKDSTTGHWELMGLVLDRPFPLFPQGFPVPLLEELTQRTGFGFIGNVAASGTEIIERLGDEHRETGKLIVYTSADSVFQVAAHEERLPVTGLYAFCAEARALLQGEFGVSRVIARPFTGRSGNYRRSAGRRDFSLPPPGETLLDRLLAAGLPVIGIGKVRDLFAGRGFSTHVPSKGNEECMASLREVQARSARAGLVLANLIDFDMLWGHRRDPAGYAEGLRVFDRWLAGFLADMGPRDWLFITADHGNDPTGPGSDHTREYVPLLARGPEVREARDLGRRESFADLAATLAEAFALPVTGAGRSLWAALREAPQSAASEEERHG, encoded by the coding sequence GTGTTCGTGATCATCCTCGACGGCCTCGGCGTCGGCGACCTGCCGGACAGCCGCGCCTTCGGCGATGAAGGTCGCAACACCCTGGCCAATCTCGCGGCTGCCGTAGGCGGGCTCGCGCTGCCGACCCTCGCGGGTCTCGGCCTCGGTCGCGTGCAGGCCTGGCACGGCCTGGACCTGGACCGTCCGGTGCAGGGCGGTTTCGCGCGCCTGGCGGCGAAGTCGCCCGGCAAGGACAGCACGACCGGGCACTGGGAGCTGATGGGACTCGTGCTCGACCGGCCGTTCCCGCTCTTCCCGCAGGGCTTCCCGGTGCCGCTGCTGGAAGAGCTCACGCAGCGCACGGGATTCGGCTTCATCGGCAACGTGGCCGCCTCGGGGACGGAGATCATCGAGCGCCTCGGCGACGAGCACCGCGAGACGGGCAAGCTGATCGTCTACACCTCGGCGGACTCCGTCTTCCAGGTGGCGGCGCACGAGGAACGGCTGCCGGTGACCGGGCTCTACGCCTTCTGTGCGGAAGCGCGCGCCCTCCTGCAGGGCGAGTTCGGGGTGAGCCGCGTGATTGCGCGGCCCTTCACGGGGCGGTCGGGCAACTACCGCCGCAGCGCCGGCCGGCGCGACTTCTCGCTGCCGCCGCCGGGTGAGACCCTGCTCGATCGCCTGCTTGCGGCGGGGCTGCCGGTGATCGGCATCGGCAAGGTCCGCGACCTCTTCGCGGGGCGAGGCTTCAGCACGCATGTGCCCAGCAAGGGAAACGAGGAGTGCATGGCGAGCCTGCGCGAAGTGCAGGCGCGCTCCGCGCGGGCCGGCTTGGTGCTCGCCAACCTGATCGACTTCGACATGCTCTGGGGGCACCGCCGCGATCCGGCGGGCTACGCCGAGGGGCTGCGGGTCTTCGATCGCTGGCTCGCGGGCTTCCTCGCCGACATGGGCCCGCGGGACTGGCTCTTCATCACCGCCGACCACGGCAACGATCCCACGGGCCCCGGCAGCGATCACACGCGGGAGTACGTGCCCTTGCTGGCGCGCGGGCCTGAGGTTCGCGAGGCGCGCGATCTCGGTCGACGCGAGAGCTTCGCCGACCTCGCGGCCACCCTGGCGGAGGCCTTTGCGCTGCCGGTCACGGGCGCGGGGCGGTCGCTCTGGGCTGCGCTCAGGGAAGCGCCGCAGTCGGCGGCGAGCGAGGAGGAGCGGCATGGATGA
- a CDS encoding HD domain-containing protein, with translation MRREPVSSLQAGREIDSIYILKRKLLKKNPDGSRFLLFQFSDNSGVLGGILWDGAQETYDRLEQGRFVRVIGEVQDYREQLQVRVHEIEAVDGSHFDLAEFLPVTPCDRQALEAEWRQRLADVRDPTLRRLLTEMFEDPELGWRFRAAPAGKTWHHPYVGGLMEHVVKLSRIVMNLCTLYPELDRDLLLAACYLHDLGKVREMEFERAIDYSSEGRLIGHVVQGVEILSEYLPRFPELELETVYRLKHLIVSHQGAYEFGSPKLPKTLEAIVFHHIDNLDAQIDGYARVLKEGRETMGGDSNWTGVHKLLGRNLYMGGHEE, from the coding sequence ATGCGACGCGAGCCCGTGAGCAGCCTCCAGGCGGGGCGGGAGATCGACAGCATCTACATCCTCAAGCGCAAGCTGCTCAAGAAGAACCCGGACGGCAGCCGCTTCCTCCTCTTCCAGTTCAGCGACAACAGCGGCGTGCTCGGCGGCATCCTCTGGGACGGCGCCCAGGAGACCTACGACCGCCTCGAGCAGGGCCGCTTCGTGCGCGTGATCGGCGAGGTCCAGGACTACCGCGAGCAGCTGCAGGTGCGCGTCCACGAGATCGAGGCGGTGGACGGCTCGCACTTCGACCTCGCCGAGTTCCTGCCGGTGACACCCTGCGACCGGCAAGCGCTCGAGGCCGAGTGGCGACAGCGCCTGGCCGACGTCCGCGATCCCACGTTGCGGCGCCTCCTCACGGAGATGTTCGAGGATCCCGAGCTCGGCTGGCGCTTCCGGGCCGCGCCGGCGGGCAAGACCTGGCACCATCCCTACGTCGGCGGCTTGATGGAGCACGTCGTCAAGCTGAGCCGCATCGTGATGAACCTGTGCACGCTCTATCCGGAGCTCGATCGCGACCTCCTGCTCGCCGCCTGCTATCTCCACGATCTCGGCAAGGTGCGGGAGATGGAGTTCGAGCGGGCGATCGATTACAGCTCCGAGGGTCGCCTGATCGGGCACGTCGTGCAGGGCGTCGAGATCCTCAGCGAGTACCTGCCGCGCTTCCCCGAACTCGAGCTGGAGACGGTCTACCGGCTCAAACACCTGATCGTCAGCCACCAGGGCGCCTACGAGTTCGGCAGCCCCAAGCTGCCCAAGACCCTGGAGGCGATCGTCTTCCACCACATCGACAATCTCGACGCGCAGATCGACGGCTATGCCCGCGTCCTCAAAGAGGGCCGGGAAACGATGGGGGGCGACAGCAACTGGACCGGCGTCCACAAGCTGCTCGGCCGCAACCTCTACATGGGAGGGCATGAGGAGTGA
- the ychF gene encoding redox-regulated ATPase YchF, protein MKIGLIGLPRVGRTTVFNLLTGRGEATGGGGREAHRATIKVPDPRVDRLTAIFKPKKTTYAEIEFLDLPAFEVGRGGIPSERLSEMRNVDALVHVLRAFPGDEPGGGAAVDAAALEQELILTDLLLVERRLERLQADIAKGRRELLPEQTLLTRLQEALGDEQPLRRLPLEEAEESLVRGYQFLSKPPMVLLANCGREPDARALAGAAALAEAGGLAFLSLNAVDEWEIAQLAPEDRQAFLADIGVSEPARDRFIRACYELLALASFFTVGDDEVRAWTIERGLPAVRAAGKVHSDLERGFIRAEVIAYATFIARGSLAEARKHGELRLEGKEYPVQDGDIVNIRFNV, encoded by the coding sequence ATGAAGATCGGACTCATCGGCCTGCCCCGGGTCGGCCGGACAACCGTGTTCAACCTGCTCACGGGGCGGGGCGAGGCGACGGGCGGTGGCGGCCGCGAGGCGCACCGGGCCACGATCAAGGTGCCCGACCCGCGCGTCGACCGTCTGACCGCCATCTTTAAGCCGAAGAAGACCACCTACGCGGAGATCGAGTTCCTCGACCTGCCCGCCTTCGAAGTCGGGCGGGGCGGCATTCCGTCCGAGCGGCTCAGCGAGATGCGCAACGTCGATGCGCTGGTCCACGTCCTGCGCGCCTTTCCGGGCGATGAGCCGGGCGGGGGGGCGGCTGTCGACGCGGCAGCGCTGGAGCAGGAGCTCATCCTCACGGATCTGCTCCTCGTCGAACGGCGGCTGGAGCGGCTGCAGGCGGACATCGCCAAGGGCCGCCGCGAACTGCTGCCGGAGCAAACCCTGCTCACGCGCCTGCAGGAGGCCCTGGGGGATGAGCAGCCGCTGCGCCGCCTGCCGCTCGAGGAGGCGGAGGAGAGCCTCGTGCGCGGCTACCAGTTCCTCAGCAAACCGCCGATGGTGCTGCTCGCGAACTGCGGCCGCGAGCCGGATGCACGGGCCCTGGCCGGCGCTGCCGCGCTCGCCGAGGCGGGCGGCCTCGCCTTCCTGAGCCTGAACGCGGTCGACGAGTGGGAGATCGCGCAGCTGGCGCCCGAGGATCGGCAGGCTTTCCTCGCGGACATCGGCGTCAGCGAGCCCGCCCGCGACCGCTTCATCCGCGCCTGCTACGAACTGCTCGCTCTCGCCTCCTTCTTCACCGTCGGCGATGACGAGGTGCGGGCCTGGACCATCGAGCGCGGCTTGCCGGCCGTGCGCGCGGCGGGGAAGGTCCACAGCGACTTGGAGCGCGGCTTCATCCGGGCCGAGGTGATCGCCTATGCGACCTTCATCGCGCGCGGCTCCCTGGCGGAAGCGCGCAAGCACGGCGAGCTGCGCCTGGAAGGCAAGGAGTATCCTGTCCAGGATGGGGACATCGTCAACATCCGCTTCAACGTCTAG
- a CDS encoding GWxTD domain-containing protein: MSWRPACWLLGAAASALAADFDPAQLPAWQRYAWQDLAPLLSHADEAELLALDSPAAVAEWTRRFWLRRDPTPTTPANERQELHEKRLETARALYPGRGPLGLDQRGEDYVRFGPADEEATIDEWFDETGHHPARLIWLWLSPPMRATYADWNLDGEWEQAWDESPSSRPDVARRLESAVLQDGQAADAQLLDELRLKDPLAYQDLLRQLAEGEVVNALEVQNQRLIADLMGSKFRRMEASYQENRRSRRDTYVHDFQAQPLWAVFAVDCYRGGRGRSRVEISHQLRLNDLGFRWAEARGDFAAVLRREAVLYDTGERVAASLADSLPIRAETLADTKRPLLVPGLLAVELPPGDYRLALRLEDAASRRLQIFTTPVRVPAFPADSLCLSDISFASNLQRGAAPAAFAKGEWSVTPHPLRAYATDRSVQLYFEVYGLAVDGEGLNDYAVSYRIRPRTPIVRSSWLFSLEESVNAEAGSTFVDRHRGESARHPLSIPAASFAEDSYLVEVEVRDRLSGRRALARSQFSVVSPAALAGGAGPLR, encoded by the coding sequence ATGTCCTGGCGCCCTGCCTGCTGGCTGCTCGGCGCCGCCGCGTCCGCGCTGGCGGCCGACTTCGATCCGGCGCAGCTGCCCGCCTGGCAGCGCTACGCCTGGCAGGACCTCGCCCCCCTGCTCAGCCACGCCGACGAAGCCGAGCTGCTCGCGCTCGACTCGCCGGCAGCGGTCGCGGAGTGGACGCGCCGCTTCTGGCTGCGCCGCGATCCGACCCCGACGACACCGGCCAACGAGCGCCAGGAGCTGCACGAGAAGCGCCTCGAGACCGCGCGCGCGCTCTACCCCGGCCGCGGACCGCTCGGCCTCGACCAGCGCGGCGAGGACTACGTCCGCTTCGGGCCGGCGGACGAGGAGGCCACCATCGACGAGTGGTTCGACGAAACCGGCCATCACCCGGCGCGTCTGATCTGGCTCTGGCTCTCCCCGCCGATGCGGGCAACCTACGCCGACTGGAACCTCGACGGCGAGTGGGAGCAGGCCTGGGACGAGTCGCCCTCGTCGCGGCCGGACGTCGCGCGCCGGCTCGAGAGCGCCGTGCTCCAGGACGGTCAGGCCGCCGACGCGCAGCTGCTCGACGAGCTGCGCCTGAAGGACCCCCTCGCCTACCAGGATCTCCTGCGCCAGCTCGCCGAGGGCGAGGTCGTCAATGCGCTCGAGGTGCAGAACCAGCGCCTGATCGCCGACCTGATGGGCAGCAAGTTCCGCCGCATGGAGGCGAGCTACCAGGAGAACCGCCGCAGCCGGCGCGACACCTACGTCCACGACTTCCAGGCCCAACCGCTCTGGGCCGTCTTCGCCGTCGACTGCTACCGCGGCGGCCGCGGGCGCAGCCGCGTGGAGATCAGCCACCAACTGCGCCTGAACGACCTCGGCTTCCGCTGGGCGGAGGCGCGCGGCGACTTCGCCGCTGTCCTGCGGCGCGAGGCGGTCCTCTACGATACCGGCGAGCGCGTGGCGGCAAGCCTCGCCGACAGCCTGCCCATTCGCGCCGAGACGCTCGCGGACACGAAGCGCCCCCTGCTCGTGCCTGGCCTGCTCGCCGTGGAGCTGCCCCCCGGCGACTACCGCCTCGCCCTGCGCCTCGAGGATGCCGCCAGCCGCCGCCTGCAGATCTTCACCACCCCCGTGCGCGTGCCCGCATTCCCGGCCGACAGCCTCTGCCTGAGCGACATCAGCTTCGCGAGCAACCTCCAGCGGGGCGCGGCCCCCGCCGCGTTCGCCAAGGGCGAGTGGAGCGTCACCCCCCACCCCCTGCGCGCCTACGCCACGGACCGCAGCGTCCAGCTCTACTTCGAAGTCTACGGCCTGGCGGTCGACGGCGAAGGCCTCAACGACTATGCGGTGAGCTACCGCATCCGGCCGCGGACGCCGATCGTCAGGTCCTCCTGGCTCTTTTCGCTGGAGGAGAGCGTCAACGCGGAGGCGGGCAGCACCTTCGTCGACCGGCACCGCGGCGAGAGCGCTCGCCATCCACTGAGCATCCCGGCTGCGTCCTTTGCCGAGGACAGCTACCTCGTCGAGGTCGAGGTGCGCGATCGCCTCAGCGGGCGCCGGGCGCTGGCGCGCAGCCAATTCAGCGTCGTCAGCCCCGCCGCCCTCGCGGGAGGCGCCGGGCCCCTGCGCTAG
- a CDS encoding phosphate/phosphite/phosphonate ABC transporter substrate-binding protein, giving the protein MTRRTAIPRALALALVAALAWTGALRAQEGTAALPLRIGFNGGESPGIIRLKANAFAAFLEERSGLRCQPLITETYSQLIRAIAEGKVDFAFLSPLGYVTASQVADAELLLKSERGGRPFYWSVILVRRESGIRNLGDLKGKRFAFTHLGSTSGYVVPLSALLSEGIDPDRFFASIVYAGGHSAVIRAILAGEVDAGATFADDPEGREGAWTAEEFIAASEAAKLMPIFFSPPIPGDTFVATARMRAAQPAIVAQVKGVLLAMGESNPGRLILGDLYNIDNLVPAEDADYEVVRSAFAAVRNR; this is encoded by the coding sequence ATGACCCGCCGCACCGCGATCCCGCGCGCGCTCGCCCTCGCCCTCGTCGCCGCCCTCGCCTGGACCGGCGCCCTCCGCGCTCAGGAGGGCACCGCCGCCCTGCCTCTGCGCATCGGGTTCAACGGCGGCGAGAGCCCGGGCATCATCCGCCTGAAGGCGAACGCCTTTGCGGCCTTTCTCGAGGAGCGCAGCGGGCTGCGCTGCCAGCCCCTGATCACCGAGACCTACAGTCAGCTCATCCGCGCGATCGCGGAGGGCAAGGTCGACTTCGCCTTTCTCTCGCCGCTCGGTTACGTGACGGCCTCTCAGGTGGCCGATGCGGAACTCCTGCTCAAGAGCGAGCGCGGCGGCCGGCCCTTCTACTGGAGCGTGATCCTCGTGCGCCGCGAGAGCGGCATTCGCAATCTGGGCGACCTGAAGGGCAAGCGCTTCGCCTTCACGCACCTGGGCTCGACCTCGGGCTACGTCGTGCCCCTCAGCGCCCTGCTCAGCGAAGGCATCGATCCCGACCGCTTCTTCGCCAGCATCGTCTACGCCGGCGGCCACAGCGCGGTGATCCGCGCGATCCTGGCCGGCGAGGTGGACGCCGGCGCCACCTTCGCCGACGACCCGGAGGGCCGCGAGGGCGCCTGGACGGCCGAGGAGTTCATCGCCGCCAGCGAGGCCGCCAAGCTGATGCCGATCTTCTTCTCGCCGCCGATTCCCGGGGACACCTTCGTCGCGACGGCGCGGATGCGGGCGGCGCAGCCGGCCATCGTCGCCCAGGTGAAGGGCGTCCTCTTGGCGATGGGCGAGAGCAACCCCGGGCGCCTGATCCTCGGCGACCTCTACAACATCGACAATCTGGTGCCGGCCGAAGACGCCGACTATGAGGTCGTGCGCAGCGCCTTCGCCGCCGTGCGCAACCGCTAG
- a CDS encoding acylphosphatase — translation MERRVYRISGGVQGVGYRAFARRAARALGLQGWVANRPDGSVALLVAGPAAALDALESELRRGPAAATVRAVERLPAAEAADFSGEGFEIRYG, via the coding sequence ATGGAGCGACGCGTCTATCGGATCAGCGGTGGGGTGCAGGGCGTCGGCTATCGCGCCTTCGCGCGGCGCGCGGCGCGGGCCCTCGGGCTCCAGGGTTGGGTCGCGAACCGGCCGGACGGATCGGTCGCGCTGCTCGTCGCGGGTCCCGCCGCCGCCCTCGACGCGCTGGAATCGGAGCTGCGGCGAGGTCCGGCCGCGGCGACGGTGCGCGCCGTTGAGCGCTTGCCCGCCGCCGAAGCCGCCGACTTCAGCGGCGAGGGATTCGAGATTCGCTACGGCTAG
- a CDS encoding sugar kinase has product MPGSAEIAVLGLGWCACDRIYSVDRYPPPGGKARIRGVLEQGGGQVATALVALARLGHRGRIVGKRGDDPEGERIAREFAEAGVDTAGLITVPGARSQLSVILVPAAGGERTIFVHRGGGIDLGPADLEPGLLPAAPYILLIDGHELEACLFAAAHCRARGGRVVLDAEHCEPRTRELLPLVDELVADESFPAKLLGEAVDPGASATLAALRATGARRVTVTLGARGAVGWDGQTRVEQPAFAVPVVDTTGAGDAFHAGVCHGLLAGLDFAATLRFACALAGLKCRAPGGRLGLPSLAEVEALLASGRLRRD; this is encoded by the coding sequence ATGCCCGGCTCGGCGGAGATCGCGGTGCTCGGCCTCGGCTGGTGCGCCTGCGATCGCATCTACAGCGTCGATCGCTACCCGCCGCCCGGCGGCAAGGCGCGCATCCGCGGCGTGCTCGAGCAGGGCGGCGGCCAGGTGGCGACGGCCCTCGTCGCCCTGGCGCGCCTGGGCCACCGGGGGCGCATCGTCGGCAAGCGGGGGGACGATCCCGAGGGCGAGCGCATTGCGCGCGAGTTCGCCGAGGCCGGTGTCGACACGGCGGGCCTGATCACTGTTCCCGGCGCGCGCAGCCAGCTCTCGGTGATCCTCGTGCCGGCGGCGGGCGGCGAGCGCACCATCTTCGTGCACCGGGGGGGGGGGATCGATCTCGGCCCCGCGGATCTGGAGCCGGGCCTGCTGCCGGCGGCGCCCTACATCCTGCTCATCGACGGCCACGAGCTGGAGGCCTGTCTCTTCGCCGCGGCGCACTGCCGGGCGCGGGGTGGGCGCGTCGTCCTCGACGCCGAGCACTGCGAGCCGCGCACGCGGGAGCTGCTGCCCCTCGTCGACGAGTTGGTCGCGGATGAGAGCTTTCCCGCGAAGTTGCTCGGCGAGGCGGTGGATCCGGGCGCGTCGGCGACGCTCGCGGCGCTGCGGGCCACGGGCGCGCGGCGCGTCACGGTCACCCTCGGCGCGCGCGGGGCGGTCGGCTGGGACGGGCAAACGCGCGTCGAGCAACCGGCCTTCGCAGTGCCGGTCGTCGACACGACGGGCGCCGGGGACGCCTTTCACGCCGGCGTCTGCCACGGCCTGCTCGCCGGGCTCGACTTCGCGGCGACCCTGCGCTTCGCCTGCGCACTGGCCGGGCTCAAGTGCCGCGCTCCCGGCGGCCGCCTGGGCCTGCCCAGCCTCGCCGAGGTCGAGGCCCTCCTCGCCAGCGGCCGGCTCAGGCGCGACTGA
- a CDS encoding class I SAM-dependent RNA methyltransferase — protein MGEPVELLIADLAAGGDGVGRLDGRAVFVPGAVPGDRLRVRLSEEHSRWARAELLAVLAPGAARVAPPCPVAGECGGCQWQQVHPQAQRAARQAVVEAALRRIAGLAEWPAPVFAPTPAPFDYRRRAEYRLLGAGGGRLALGFLARGSHRLVEHERCLLLEPALAEAVSALRAHLAGRLRRPLGAEVELTLLGGAPAPALQLVATVGDAGREGRELAAALAAWAPPGLAVHWGLRDREDRWLREPPGAPYLLEQVELAAPDGRRLSYPLHTRPGEFVQANRAANRQLLEALLAELSLADAPWVLDLYCGAGNLSLPLALSGARVLGIESRRSALRSARKSAREARAARARFRAGRVAELLPVLAAEGRQYRSIVLDPPRQGAPELAAWLDPLGVQEILAVSCHPATFARDLQGWCARGFRLESLRLFDFFPQTHHVELLARLSRA, from the coding sequence ATGGGAGAGCCGGTGGAACTGCTGATCGCCGATCTCGCCGCCGGCGGTGACGGCGTCGGTCGCCTGGACGGGCGGGCGGTCTTCGTGCCGGGAGCGGTTCCGGGGGATCGCCTGCGCGTGCGCCTCAGCGAGGAGCATTCCCGCTGGGCGCGGGCGGAGCTGCTCGCCGTCCTCGCGCCGGGGGCCGCGCGCGTCGCGCCGCCCTGTCCGGTGGCCGGTGAGTGCGGCGGCTGCCAGTGGCAGCAGGTCCACCCGCAGGCGCAGCGCGCGGCCCGGCAGGCCGTCGTCGAGGCGGCCCTGCGGCGCATCGCGGGTCTCGCCGAGTGGCCGGCGCCGGTCTTCGCGCCGACCCCGGCGCCTTTCGACTACCGTCGGCGCGCGGAGTACCGGCTCCTCGGCGCAGGCGGCGGCCGGCTCGCGCTCGGCTTCCTCGCGCGGGGCAGCCACCGCCTGGTCGAACACGAGCGCTGTCTGCTGCTCGAGCCGGCGCTGGCCGAGGCGGTCAGCGCGCTACGCGCGCATCTCGCCGGGCGGCTGCGGCGTCCGCTCGGCGCGGAGGTCGAACTCACTCTGCTCGGCGGGGCGCCGGCACCTGCCCTGCAGCTGGTGGCCACGGTCGGGGACGCCGGCCGCGAGGGCCGCGAACTGGCGGCGGCCCTCGCCGCCTGGGCACCGCCAGGACTCGCAGTCCACTGGGGGCTGCGCGACCGCGAAGACCGCTGGCTGCGGGAACCGCCGGGCGCGCCCTATCTGCTCGAGCAGGTCGAGCTCGCGGCCCCGGATGGGCGCCGGCTCAGCTACCCGCTCCACACGCGACCGGGGGAGTTCGTGCAGGCCAACCGCGCGGCGAACCGCCAGCTGCTCGAGGCGCTGCTCGCCGAGCTCTCGCTCGCCGACGCCCCCTGGGTTCTCGATCTCTACTGCGGGGCGGGCAACCTCAGCCTGCCGCTCGCGCTCAGCGGCGCGCGCGTGCTCGGCATCGAGAGCCGGCGCAGCGCCCTGCGCAGCGCGCGCAAGTCGGCGCGCGAGGCGCGGGCAGCGCGGGCTCGTTTCCGCGCCGGTCGCGTCGCCGAGCTGCTGCCAGTGCTCGCCGCCGAGGGGCGCCAGTATCGCAGCATCGTCCTCGATCCGCCGCGCCAGGGCGCGCCCGAGCTGGCGGCCTGGCTCGATCCTCTGGGGGTGCAGGAGATCCTCGCCGTGAGTTGCCATCCGGCGACCTTCGCCCGCGACCTCCAAGGCTGGTGCGCGCGTGGCTTCCGCCTGGAGAGCCTGCGGCTCTTCGACTTTTTCCCGCAGACCCACCACGTCGAGCTGCTCGCCCGCCTCAGTCGCGCCTGA